One window of Manihot esculenta cultivar AM560-2 chromosome 17, M.esculenta_v8, whole genome shotgun sequence genomic DNA carries:
- the LOC110605496 gene encoding 50S ribosomal protein HLP, mitochondrial, protein MAASLVSKVSRVSRSLLGGLSNNFSGLLDSSQQMACSNFMFQQQRTFIQMRTVLKVVDNSGAKKVMCIQALKGKKGARLGDTIIASVKEAMPNGKVKKGKVVYGVVVRAAMQRGRCDGSEVKFDDNAVVLVDKQGQPIGTRVFGPVPHELRKKKHVKILTLAEHIA, encoded by the exons TGAGCCGTTCATTGTTGGGGGGTCTTAGCAACAACTTTTCTGGCTTATTGGACTCATCACAACAGATGGCATGCAGTAATTTCATGTTTCAg CAACAAAGGACTTTCATCCAAATGAGGACAGTTCTCAAAGTTGTGGACAATTCGGGTGCAAAGAAGGTGATGTGCATACAAGCTCTGAAGGGAAAGAAAGGGGCAAGATTAGGGGACACAATAATAGCTTCAGTAAAGGAAGCAATGCCAAATGGAAAAGTGAAGAAAGGAAAGGTTGTGTATGGAGTAGTCGTGCGTGCTGCAATGCAGAGAGGCCGCTGTGATGGTAGTGAGGTCAAATTCGATGACAACGCAGTAGTACTAGTTGATAAGCAAGGTCAGCCGATTGGAACCAGAGTGTTTGGGCCAGTTCCACATGAGCTAAGGAAGAAAAAGCACGTCAAGATCCTTACTCTGGCTGAGCATATTGCCTGA
- the LOC110605497 gene encoding probable inositol transporter 2 has translation MEGGIPAGTNSSAFRECFSLAWKNPFILRLAFSAGIGGLLFGYDTGVISGALLYIRDDFKSVDRETVLQESIVSMAVSGAIIGAAIGGWLNDRYGRRSAILLADILFFIGALVMAASPGPALLIVGRVFVGLGVGMASMTSPLYISEASPAKIRGALVSTNGFLITGGQFLSYLINLAFTKAPGTWRWMLGIAGVPAFLQFILMLLLPESPRWLYRKGREEEAKAILRKIYPADEVESEIQDLKVSTEKEIEEEGDPKNINLIKLCKTTTVRRGLIAGVGLQVFQQFVGINTVMYYSPTIVQLAGFASNQTALLLSLVTAGLNALGSILSIYFIDRTGRKKLLTISLVGVILSLGLLSGIFHETTTQSPMIKATESRYGNYTCPDYSSAMNAASWDCMKCLKATHPDCGFCASSSDKLLPGVCLISNDKVKDLCHGDHREWYTRGCPSKNGWVALIGLSLYIISFSPGMGTVPWIVNSEIYPLRFRGVCGEIAATANWISNLIVAQSFLSLTQAIGTAWTFLIFGFISVVALVFVFVCVPETKGLPIEEVEKMLELRSLHYKFWEKRSEPFKKKPEV, from the exons ATGGAAGGAGGGATACCTGCAGGCACAAATTCATCAGCCTTTAGGGAATGCTTCTCTCTGGCTTGGAAGAATCCTTTTATTCTTCGCCTTGCTTTTTCTGCAGGCATTGGAGGCCTTCTCTTTGGCTATGACACAG GAGTTATTTCTGGAGCCCTTCTTTATATTAGAGATGACTTCAAGTCTGTGGACAGAGAAACTGTGCTGCAG GAGAGCATTGTAAGCATGGCAGTTTCAGGAGCAATCATTGGAGCAGCAATTGGTGGATGGTTAAATGATCGGTATGGAAGAAGAAGTGCAATCCTCCTTGCAGATATCCTGTTTTTCATTGGAGCTCTAGTCATGGCTGCTTCTCCTGGCCCAGCTCTTCTCATTGTCGGTCGAGTTTTTGTTGGACTTGGTGTTGGAATGGCATCAATGACATCTCCTCTGTACATTTCAGAGGCTTCTCCTGCAAAAATCAGAGGTGCCCTAGTCAGTACTAATGGATTTCTAATCACTGGTGGCCAGTTTCTTTCATATCTCATCAACTTGGCCTTTACTAAG GCACCTGGAACATGGCGGTGGATGCTTGGGATTGCCGGAGTTCCAGCTTTTCTGCAGTTCATTCTAATGCTGCTACTTCCCGAATCGCCTCGCTGGCTGTACCGAAAG GGAAGGGAAGAAGAAGCCAAAGCCATACTGAGGAAAATATATCCAGCTGATGAAGTTGAATCAGAAATTCAGGACCTTAAGGTATCAACTGAGAAAGAAATTGAGGAAGAAGGAGATCCTAAGAACATTAACCTCATCAAACTATGCAAAACCACAACTGTGAGAAGAGGACTCATTGCTGGTGTTGGCCTTCAGGTTTTCCAACAGTTTGTGGGAATTAACACAGTTATGTATTATAGCCCCACCATAGTTCAGTTGGCTGGTTTTGCATCAAACCAGACTGCTCTGCTGCTTTCGCTTGTGACTGCTGGCCTCAATGCGTTGGGTTCTATTCTGAGCATATACTTCATTGACAGGACTGGgaggaagaagcttctcactaTCAGTTTGGTTGGGGTGATACTTTCACTTGGTCTTTTATCAGGAATTTTCCATGAGACTACAACTCAATCACCAATGATTAAAGCGACTGAATCTCGCTATGGAAATTATACCTGCCCTGATTACAGTTCAGCAATGAATGCTGCTTCCTGGGACTGCATGAAATGCTTGAAGGCCACACATCCAGATTGTGGGTTTTGTGCTTCATCTTCTGATAAG CTACTGCCTGGGGTGTGTTTGATTTCAAATGACAAAGTGAAGGATCTCTGCCATGGAGACCACAGAGAATGGTACACAAGGGGATGTCCAAGCAAAAATGGATGGGTTGCACTAATAGGCCTTTCACTCTACATCATATCCTTCTCTCCTGGAATGGGTACCGTTCCGTGGATAGTCAACTCTGAGATCTACCCTCTAAGGTTCAGAGGAGTTTGTGGAGAAATAGCTGCCACAGCAAACTGGATATCAAATCTCATAGTTGCACAATCCTTCTTATCATTGACACAAGCTATTGGAACTGCTTGGACATTTCTAATATTTGGGTTTATATCTGTAGTTGCCTTGGTGTTCGTCTTTGTCTGTGTGCCTGAAACAAAGGGGCTACCAATTGAGGAGGTTGAGAAGATGCTGGAGCTCAGATCTCTGCACTACAAGTTCTGGGAAAAGAGGTCCGAACCATTCAAGAAAAAACCAGAAGTCTGA